From a region of the Bacteroidia bacterium genome:
- a CDS encoding DUF3089 domain-containing protein, which produces MHIKIAVLIFFFCSCIRPGRDIESYKIPDAPDYSKESCWAALPWIRDSADVVPRNSGLSDGQKNAKVDVFFIHPTSNFSRKCWNQDLKHRATNNRTNIGSILNQATVFNGSCAVYAPRYRQATLYSFVDLYGKRRSENKNGEKAMALAYSDVRTAFIYFLDHFSKGRPFIIASHSQGTWHARTLIGELVEKDSTLMKRLVAAYLIGGGTEWGAFSVLQPCGRASETGCFVSWNSMKWGAKDPYNGKKNLICVNPVSWEINGSATNKSHSKGGSPYKLKGIHPQHVCAGCGDGDGLLFVTKPRKGNYMKNVRNYHTADYNLFWLDIRLNVDLRVREYFLKQ; this is translated from the coding sequence ATGCATATTAAAATTGCGGTACTGATTTTCTTCTTTTGCTCCTGCATCCGGCCCGGACGCGACATTGAGAGTTATAAAATACCAGATGCTCCGGATTATTCGAAGGAGTCATGCTGGGCAGCTCTACCCTGGATCAGGGATTCAGCTGATGTGGTACCTCGGAATTCCGGACTTAGCGACGGGCAAAAAAACGCAAAGGTGGATGTGTTCTTTATCCACCCTACCAGTAATTTTTCACGTAAATGCTGGAATCAGGATTTAAAACACAGAGCCACAAATAACCGTACAAATATTGGAAGTATTCTGAATCAAGCTACTGTTTTCAACGGTTCATGTGCAGTGTACGCTCCCCGATACAGACAAGCCACATTGTATAGTTTCGTAGACTTATATGGAAAGCGTAGGTCGGAAAACAAAAATGGTGAGAAGGCAATGGCCCTCGCTTATTCCGATGTCCGGACTGCTTTTATATATTTCCTGGATCATTTTTCAAAAGGAAGACCGTTTATTATTGCTTCTCATTCTCAGGGAACATGGCACGCACGCACACTAATCGGCGAGTTGGTTGAAAAGGATTCAACACTGATGAAACGGCTTGTCGCAGCTTATCTGATCGGAGGAGGAACAGAATGGGGTGCTTTTTCGGTACTTCAGCCCTGCGGGAGAGCTTCTGAAACTGGTTGTTTCGTAAGTTGGAATAGTATGAAGTGGGGAGCGAAAGATCCTTATAATGGAAAGAAAAATCTGATTTGCGTAAATCCTGTTTCGTGGGAAATAAACGGTTCTGCGACGAATAAATCTCATAGCAAAGGGGGCTCGCCATACAAACTGAAGGGCATACATCCTCAGCATGTGTGTGCAGGATGTGGCGACGGTGATGGACTCCTCTTTGTCACCAAGCCTCGTAAAGGTAACTATATGAAGAATGTTCGAAATTATCATACAGCAGATTATAATCTGTTCTGGCTCGACATACGTCTCAATGTAGATTTGAGAGTCCGGGAGTATTTTCTTAAGCAATAA
- a CDS encoding PKD domain-containing protein — MRASILILLIAFHMDIMCQTWYDMMKDPSVNFYQVQKEFNKYLLKQKRKQRRAVKRGQAYEEEIPGYTMYKRWEWFMEPRVFPDGDRTSLYLAGEKNLVFNTTARQNPDVQQSGNWTLLGPVNTIPSNGGGSGRLNVVRIDPTNPNVIYVGAPAGGMWKSVNGGLTWNTSTDQLASIGVSEVVIDYTNPAIVYIGTGDNDAGDTYSCGVLKSQDGGQTWSMTGLSFNTTQSSRITRMLMHPVNPLILYAGTNNGIYKTTDGGVSWYKIFSSGVKDMEFKPGDPNTIYMATASAFYKSSNGGVNFYLVSGGLPGSGSTSRLAIAVTPADPNYVYVLASRNSNNGFMGLYLSTNSGNSFSIQSSSPNVLGWAPSGNDTDGQGWYTLSIDASPVNRDEIIVGGVNIWRSTDAGNTWTLNAHWYGGGGAPYVHADIHDLRYVNGTSFYVASDGGLAFTSNSGGSFTDLSAGLQIAQMYRLGTAATNANITVTGWQDNGTNLYSSGSWGQIYGGDGMECFVDWSTDQVMYCETQYGGFQISTDGGNSFMGIGGFTNEAAPWVTPWCQDPSVPGTIYAGLNNVWKSTDQGASWNAISNFGPLGITVLKLAPSNNQIIWAGSQNVLYKTTNGGFTWSVVNLPFMAFLNSVAIDAGNPNNVWVCFGGYFGGQKVYKSADGGTTWTNITGTGLPNVNCNTIVHQTGTSGGVYVGTDVGVFYYDDLIQNWSYFSNGLPNVIVDELEIHYGSGKLRAATYGRGLWETSLYNPASTAPLANFTANDLAGCPGFSVQFTDMSTNSPTSWNWSFPGGIPSVSNQQNPVVVYNTPGSYNNVKLVASNANGSDSLTRYSYIAVSPLSIPTIMLTNDDTVCDNQPLLLISSAGASYLWSPNNQVSHMISPAASGTYAVTVTDMFGCSATSAPVDITILPFPSSVITQNGDTFCSSPAVMYQWYLNGSPVNGANQQCYVVQAPGNYYVVVSDSNGCTGTSNTLIGIAEPGDVFPAQIFPNPASTGFILAGFMPGSCTGVLRILDIVGREVYNSGQNDLNAQFVIQTDVSVFHSGAYQVVLETPFGVISKALIIKK, encoded by the coding sequence ATGCGCGCTTCGATCCTGATCCTTCTTATTGCTTTTCACATGGATATCATGTGTCAGACCTGGTATGATATGATGAAAGATCCTTCTGTTAATTTTTACCAGGTACAAAAGGAATTCAATAAATATTTGCTCAAACAGAAAAGAAAACAGCGCAGGGCTGTAAAGCGTGGACAAGCATATGAAGAAGAAATTCCCGGATATACAATGTATAAAAGATGGGAGTGGTTTATGGAGCCACGGGTATTCCCTGACGGCGACCGCACTTCCTTGTACCTGGCCGGCGAGAAAAATCTGGTATTCAACACCACAGCTCGTCAGAATCCGGATGTACAGCAATCCGGCAACTGGACCTTACTGGGACCTGTGAATACTATTCCTTCGAATGGAGGAGGCAGCGGACGGTTGAATGTGGTTCGCATAGATCCTACGAATCCCAATGTGATCTATGTCGGAGCTCCGGCAGGAGGCATGTGGAAGTCTGTCAACGGTGGTCTGACCTGGAATACTAGCACAGATCAGCTGGCTTCTATCGGTGTATCTGAAGTAGTGATAGATTATACGAATCCAGCAATCGTTTACATAGGTACAGGAGACAATGATGCCGGAGATACTTATTCCTGCGGTGTATTGAAGTCGCAGGACGGAGGACAAACCTGGAGCATGACAGGCCTTTCTTTTAATACCACACAGAGCAGCCGAATTACGCGTATGTTAATGCATCCTGTAAATCCGCTCATTCTTTACGCCGGCACCAATAACGGGATCTATAAAACAACGGATGGTGGCGTGAGCTGGTACAAGATATTTTCCAGTGGTGTAAAAGATATGGAATTCAAGCCGGGAGATCCTAACACTATTTATATGGCAACCGCCAGTGCATTCTATAAGTCCAGCAATGGTGGCGTGAATTTCTACCTTGTCTCAGGCGGCCTTCCTGGCAGCGGCTCTACCAGCCGTTTAGCCATCGCTGTAACTCCGGCTGACCCCAATTATGTATATGTGCTCGCTTCCCGTAATTCTAATAATGGTTTTATGGGATTATATCTTTCCACGAATTCCGGAAATTCATTCTCCATTCAGTCGAGCTCTCCCAATGTACTGGGTTGGGCACCAAGCGGGAACGATACGGATGGACAGGGATGGTACACCTTATCTATTGACGCGAGTCCTGTTAACCGCGACGAGATCATAGTGGGTGGAGTAAATATCTGGCGGTCGACCGATGCGGGAAATACCTGGACACTGAATGCTCATTGGTATGGAGGTGGAGGTGCTCCCTATGTGCATGCGGATATTCATGATCTCAGGTATGTGAACGGAACTTCGTTTTATGTAGCCTCTGACGGCGGATTGGCATTCACCAGCAATAGTGGTGGCAGCTTTACAGATCTAAGTGCCGGATTACAGATTGCGCAAATGTACCGCCTGGGTACAGCCGCTACGAATGCCAACATTACCGTTACAGGCTGGCAAGACAACGGCACTAATCTGTATTCTTCCGGAAGCTGGGGACAAATTTACGGGGGTGACGGCATGGAGTGTTTTGTTGACTGGTCCACCGATCAGGTGATGTACTGTGAAACCCAGTATGGCGGTTTTCAGATATCTACAGACGGAGGAAATTCTTTTATGGGTATCGGAGGATTTACCAATGAAGCGGCGCCTTGGGTAACGCCCTGGTGTCAGGATCCTTCGGTTCCCGGAACCATTTATGCCGGACTCAATAATGTGTGGAAGAGTACGGATCAGGGCGCCAGCTGGAATGCAATTTCAAACTTCGGGCCCTTGGGAATCACGGTGCTGAAACTGGCACCTTCTAATAATCAAATCATCTGGGCGGGCAGTCAAAATGTGCTTTATAAGACCACCAACGGGGGATTTACCTGGTCTGTGGTGAATCTTCCTTTTATGGCATTCCTGAACTCTGTGGCTATTGATGCCGGCAATCCCAACAACGTTTGGGTTTGTTTCGGAGGATATTTTGGCGGGCAAAAGGTTTACAAATCAGCAGATGGTGGAACCACGTGGACCAATATCACAGGAACCGGACTTCCTAATGTGAACTGCAACACCATAGTACACCAGACAGGTACAAGCGGGGGAGTATACGTGGGAACAGATGTCGGTGTTTTTTATTATGATGATTTGATTCAGAACTGGTCTTATTTTTCGAACGGCCTGCCGAATGTAATTGTTGACGAACTGGAAATACATTATGGTTCAGGTAAGTTGCGGGCTGCCACCTACGGTCGCGGACTATGGGAAACATCACTCTATAATCCTGCTTCCACTGCGCCGCTTGCCAACTTTACCGCAAATGACCTTGCAGGCTGTCCCGGATTTTCTGTTCAGTTTACCGACATGAGCACAAATAGTCCCACCTCCTGGAATTGGTCCTTTCCGGGAGGCATACCTTCTGTTTCCAACCAGCAAAACCCTGTAGTAGTCTATAATACGCCGGGGTCTTACAATAATGTAAAACTGGTTGCATCCAATGCGAACGGATCCGATTCCCTGACTCGATACAGTTACATTGCGGTTTCGCCCCTCAGCATTCCCACCATTATGCTTACCAATGATGATACAGTGTGCGATAATCAACCGCTTCTTCTCATTTCAAGTGCCGGCGCATCTTACCTCTGGAGCCCGAACAACCAGGTTTCCCATATGATCAGTCCGGCAGCATCCGGAACCTATGCTGTAACCGTAACAGATATGTTTGGCTGCAGTGCAACCTCTGCTCCGGTGGATATTACGATTTTGCCCTTTCCCTCATCGGTAATTACGCAGAACGGAGATACTTTTTGCTCAAGCCCTGCTGTTATGTATCAATGGTACTTGAACGGCAGTCCGGTGAATGGTGCCAATCAGCAATGTTATGTGGTGCAGGCGCCCGGTAATTATTATGTAGTTGTATCAGATTCCAACGGATGTACCGGAACGTCCAATACGCTGATAGGAATAGCGGAGCCCGGCGACGTATTCCCGGCACAGATTTTTCCCAATCCTGCATCAACCGGGTTTATTCTTGCCGGTTTTATGCCGGGTAGCTGCACGGGTGTTCTAAGAATACTGGATATCGTAGGCAGGGAGGTCTATAACAGCGGACAAAACGACCTGAACGCTCAATTTGTCATACAAACAGATGTGAGCGTATTTCATTCCGGCGCCTATCAGGTAGTGCTGGAAACCCCATTCGGAGTCATTTCCAAAGCCTTGATAATCAAGAAATAA
- the lon gene encoding endopeptidase La has translation MSEKLTIEGFDFSVNQDDEPEFIPLLSSEDEDSFNAEEVPSEIPILPLRNTVLFPGVVTPITVGRDKSIHLVKEAFKKDKTIGVLAQKNDTVEDPGPDDLFQVGTVAFILKMLRMPDGNTTVILQGKKRFKLDSVVQTDPYLKGKISSFPDKRPEKGNKEFEALTGSLRDLSMQIIKQSPHIPTEASFAIRNIESPSFLVNFISSNMNAGVSEKQGMLEVPDLKERATKVLSHLTKELQMLELKNQIQSKVKTDIDKQQREYFLHQQLKTIQEELGGNSFEQEVEEMKKKAKEMKWSKEVGEEFHKELKKLQRMNPNAAEYSIQNNYLELMLDLPWGEYTTDNFDLRRAQKILDEDHFGLEKVKERIIEHLAVLKLKGNMKSPILCLYGPPGVGKTSLGKSIAKALGRKYVRMSLGGLKDESEIRGHRKTYIGAMPGRILQNLKKSKSSNPVFVLDEIDKVGTDFHGDPSSALLEVLDPEQNNTFYDNYLEMGYDLSKVMFVATANNLSSIQPALRDRMEIIEISGYTVEEKMEIAKRHLLPKQREENGLKAKQLQISEKVLEYVIANYTRESGVRGLEKQIAKLARNVAKQVAMNKKELTKLTEEAVIKILGPSHERDRYQGNDVAGVVTGLAWTPVGGDILFIESSLSRSKGGKLTLTGNLGEVMKESATLAMEYLKAHSELIGLSSAVFENWNVHIHVPEGATPKDGPSAGIAILTALASVFTQRKVKKNLAMTGEITLRGRVLAVGGIKEKILAARRAGIKEIVLSADNRKDVEEIKQEYLKGLSFHYVSAMTEVLDIALLREKVKRPIEISFPEKAN, from the coding sequence ATGAGCGAGAAGTTAACGATCGAAGGCTTTGATTTTAGTGTGAATCAGGACGATGAGCCGGAGTTTATTCCCCTGTTATCTTCGGAAGACGAAGATTCATTTAATGCGGAAGAGGTTCCCTCAGAAATTCCTATCCTGCCATTGAGAAACACGGTGCTGTTTCCGGGAGTAGTTACTCCAATCACCGTTGGCAGAGACAAGTCCATACATTTGGTTAAAGAGGCGTTCAAAAAGGACAAGACCATCGGCGTTTTGGCACAGAAGAACGATACGGTGGAAGATCCGGGTCCGGATGATCTTTTCCAGGTGGGGACAGTAGCCTTTATTCTGAAAATGTTACGGATGCCGGATGGAAATACTACGGTTATTCTACAGGGTAAGAAAAGATTTAAGCTTGATTCTGTAGTACAGACGGATCCTTACCTCAAAGGAAAAATCTCATCATTTCCGGATAAACGTCCCGAAAAAGGGAATAAGGAATTTGAAGCACTTACCGGTTCTCTGCGTGATCTTTCCATGCAGATTATTAAGCAAAGTCCCCATATACCCACCGAAGCAAGCTTTGCAATACGGAATATAGAAAGTCCATCCTTTCTGGTAAACTTCATTTCTTCCAATATGAACGCCGGGGTTTCAGAGAAGCAGGGAATGCTCGAAGTGCCGGATCTGAAGGAACGGGCCACGAAAGTGTTATCACATCTTACCAAAGAGTTGCAGATGCTGGAGTTGAAAAACCAGATCCAGTCAAAAGTGAAGACGGATATTGACAAACAGCAGCGGGAATATTTTCTTCACCAGCAGCTGAAAACCATCCAGGAGGAGTTGGGAGGAAATAGTTTTGAGCAGGAAGTAGAAGAGATGAAGAAGAAAGCAAAGGAGATGAAGTGGTCAAAGGAAGTGGGTGAGGAATTCCATAAGGAGTTGAAGAAGTTGCAGCGGATGAATCCCAATGCGGCAGAATATTCCATTCAGAACAACTATCTTGAGTTAATGCTGGATCTTCCCTGGGGAGAATACACTACGGACAACTTCGATCTCCGGAGGGCTCAGAAGATCCTGGATGAGGACCATTTCGGTTTGGAGAAGGTAAAAGAACGGATTATTGAGCATCTCGCGGTGTTAAAGTTAAAAGGAAACATGAAGTCTCCCATCCTTTGCCTGTACGGTCCTCCGGGCGTTGGAAAAACATCATTGGGAAAATCGATAGCGAAAGCACTGGGGAGAAAATATGTCAGAATGTCTCTGGGAGGACTAAAAGACGAGTCAGAAATCAGAGGGCACCGGAAAACATATATTGGCGCAATGCCGGGACGGATTCTGCAGAATCTGAAGAAATCGAAGTCTTCGAATCCCGTATTTGTTCTTGATGAAATTGATAAAGTGGGAACCGATTTTCATGGAGATCCATCATCTGCCTTACTGGAAGTACTGGACCCTGAGCAGAACAATACATTTTATGATAATTATCTGGAAATGGGTTATGACCTTTCCAAAGTTATGTTCGTGGCCACTGCGAATAATCTTTCTTCCATTCAGCCGGCCTTACGCGACCGGATGGAGATCATAGAAATATCCGGATATACGGTGGAAGAGAAAATGGAAATCGCAAAGCGGCACCTGTTGCCAAAGCAGCGCGAAGAGAATGGCCTGAAAGCGAAGCAGCTGCAGATTTCAGAAAAGGTACTGGAGTACGTGATTGCAAACTATACGCGCGAATCCGGTGTCAGAGGGCTGGAGAAACAAATTGCAAAATTAGCAAGAAATGTTGCGAAGCAGGTTGCTATGAATAAGAAGGAACTCACCAAACTCACGGAGGAGGCTGTCATAAAAATTCTGGGTCCTTCACATGAGCGAGACCGCTACCAGGGGAATGATGTAGCCGGTGTGGTTACCGGCTTGGCCTGGACACCGGTGGGTGGAGATATCCTATTCATTGAATCTTCTCTGAGCAGATCGAAGGGCGGAAAGCTAACCCTTACCGGAAACCTAGGAGAGGTGATGAAAGAAAGTGCGACCCTGGCCATGGAATACCTCAAAGCACATAGTGAACTGATTGGCTTGTCTTCCGCGGTTTTTGAGAACTGGAATGTCCATATCCATGTTCCGGAGGGTGCTACTCCGAAAGATGGACCTTCTGCAGGTATCGCAATACTTACAGCCCTGGCTTCTGTTTTTACACAGAGAAAGGTGAAAAAGAATCTGGCAATGACAGGAGAGATTACCTTGCGAGGAAGGGTTTTGGCTGTAGGAGGGATCAAAGAAAAGATTCTTGCGGCCCGCCGGGCCGGCATTAAGGAGATTGTGCTTTCTGCGGATAACCGGAAAGATGTGGAGGAAATTAAGCAGGAATATCTTAAAGGACTGAGTTTTCATTATGTCAGTGCCATGACCGAAGTGCTCGACATCGCACTGCTTCGTGAAAAGGTAAAGCGACCGATTGAAATATCATTTCCGGAAAAGGCCAATTAA
- a CDS encoding MFS transporter produces the protein MTGKERTLLFVLACINFASILDFMIMMPLQEYLAPVFHVSPFEFNLLVASYSVSAFVSSFSATFFADRFDRKKLLLFAFIGFLTGTLGCGFAPTYGWMMTSRIVAGLFGGMISAQVQSIVGDLFPYGKRGRAMGTLMGAFALAAVVGVPAGLWIAKDFGWQMPFIFIAAFGFLLIPFILALVPNVTSHIAERGKTGAIYGALFSDRNMQWGLLMAFMLVLGHFLTIPFIAPFLEVNVGVSKEEVALMYMVGGFSSLVAAPLIGKLADKFGKHKIFGVTMFLSFIPVILMTHLKVVPLWHVLVIASMFFFFAGGRMIPAQALISSLVKPNLRGSFMNLNSSLMQLATGLAAVIGGLIVDKTTAGTYIHFEYTGYLSVLFGLLSFLLVMRVKAVDV, from the coding sequence ATGACCGGTAAAGAAAGGACGCTCCTTTTTGTTCTGGCCTGTATCAACTTCGCAAGCATTTTGGATTTTATGATCATGATGCCACTGCAGGAGTATCTTGCTCCGGTCTTTCATGTTTCACCGTTCGAGTTTAATTTACTGGTCGCGTCCTATTCTGTTTCTGCATTCGTTTCCTCCTTTTCCGCAACCTTTTTTGCGGACAGGTTCGACCGGAAGAAGCTCTTACTCTTTGCCTTTATCGGATTTTTAACGGGCACACTGGGCTGCGGATTTGCTCCTACTTACGGCTGGATGATGACATCCCGCATTGTGGCAGGATTGTTCGGAGGAATGATATCTGCACAGGTGCAATCCATTGTAGGTGATTTATTCCCTTACGGGAAGAGAGGTAGAGCGATGGGCACATTGATGGGCGCCTTTGCGCTGGCTGCGGTGGTTGGAGTGCCTGCCGGGTTGTGGATCGCGAAAGATTTCGGCTGGCAGATGCCGTTCATCTTTATTGCCGCCTTTGGATTTTTGCTCATTCCATTTATTCTTGCGCTGGTGCCAAACGTAACTTCTCATATTGCAGAAAGGGGTAAAACAGGTGCCATATACGGCGCACTGTTCTCAGACCGGAACATGCAATGGGGATTATTGATGGCCTTTATGCTTGTGCTCGGACATTTTCTGACCATTCCATTTATAGCGCCTTTCCTGGAAGTAAACGTGGGAGTGAGCAAAGAAGAGGTGGCATTGATGTATATGGTAGGAGGATTCTCATCTCTCGTGGCAGCTCCGCTGATCGGTAAGCTGGCGGATAAATTCGGGAAGCATAAGATCTTTGGCGTAACCATGTTTTTGTCTTTTATTCCGGTGATTCTGATGACGCATTTAAAGGTAGTTCCACTTTGGCACGTGTTAGTGATTGCCTCCATGTTTTTCTTTTTCGCAGGTGGAAGGATGATACCGGCCCAAGCGCTTATTTCCTCCCTGGTAAAACCAAATTTGAGAGGAAGTTTTATGAACCTGAACTCTTCTCTTATGCAGTTGGCTACCGGACTCGCAGCCGTCATCGGGGGATTAATCGTTGACAAAACAACAGCCGGCACATATATTCATTTTGAATATACCGGATACCTGTCTGTATTATTCGGCTTACTGAGCTTTCTGCTCGTGATGAGGGTAAAAGCAGTAGATGTATAA
- a CDS encoding 6,7-dimethyl-8-ribityllumazine synthase has product MTRLSKKKNLSSFPAESVPGGKGKKIGIVVSGWNPGITSALWEGAVQTLLKYGVNQKDILLHHVPGSFELPFGAMILASKKKTDAVICLGCIIRGETKHFDFIAQACATGIMQVGLTYRKPVIFGVLTTENMEQAMARAGGKHGNKGVEAAITALQLIG; this is encoded by the coding sequence ATGACCCGTCTTTCGAAGAAAAAGAATCTTTCCTCCTTCCCTGCTGAATCGGTACCCGGAGGAAAGGGGAAAAAGATCGGCATCGTCGTCTCCGGCTGGAACCCGGGAATCACATCCGCACTATGGGAAGGAGCTGTTCAAACCCTTCTCAAATACGGTGTCAATCAGAAAGACATCCTGCTGCACCATGTTCCCGGATCATTTGAGCTGCCTTTCGGAGCCATGATCCTTGCTTCTAAAAAGAAAACAGATGCCGTAATCTGCCTGGGTTGTATCATCCGCGGAGAAACAAAACATTTTGATTTTATTGCGCAGGCCTGTGCCACCGGGATTATGCAGGTAGGATTAACCTACCGCAAACCGGTGATTTTCGGAGTACTCACGACGGAAAATATGGAACAAGCCATGGCGCGGGCGGGCGGCAAACACGGAAATAAAGGTGTTGAAGCCGCCATTACAGCTCTTCAGCTGATTGGGTGA
- a CDS encoding tetratricopeptide repeat protein: MADNKEEPVVDIQGALSRSEQFVESNKKSLLLILGGVVALVAIWFGYRKMIYEPDVAAAEEAVFMAEEYFAVDSLNKAINGDGTNLGFLDVLDKYGSTPTGNLCHYYLGVCYFQQGKYEEAVEELSGFDPKGVLSGSVVNSLLGDAHMELGKTEEGIDFYIKAANIDRNELTTPIALMKAGKAYEDLGKFAEAVNLYEQIKLEFPDSNEGKEIDKHLAYAKTRAGIE; this comes from the coding sequence ATGGCTGATAATAAAGAAGAACCGGTAGTTGATATTCAGGGTGCACTTTCCCGCTCCGAGCAGTTTGTAGAGAGTAATAAGAAGAGCCTTCTGCTGATACTGGGCGGTGTGGTGGCATTGGTGGCCATCTGGTTTGGGTATAGAAAGATGATCTATGAACCGGATGTTGCTGCAGCTGAGGAAGCCGTTTTTATGGCCGAGGAATATTTTGCAGTGGATTCACTGAACAAGGCCATCAACGGCGACGGAACCAATCTGGGATTTCTGGATGTACTGGATAAATACGGTAGCACTCCAACCGGAAATCTCTGTCATTATTACCTTGGTGTATGTTATTTTCAGCAGGGAAAGTATGAGGAGGCCGTAGAAGAACTGAGCGGGTTCGATCCAAAAGGTGTTTTATCCGGATCTGTGGTGAACTCGCTGCTCGGCGATGCACACATGGAACTGGGAAAAACAGAAGAAGGAATTGATTTTTATATCAAAGCTGCTAATATAGACCGCAACGAACTTACCACGCCAATCGCTCTTATGAAGGCAGGCAAAGCGTATGAGGATCTCGGCAAATTCGCAGAAGCAGTGAATCTCTATGAGCAGATCAAACTTGAGTTCCCGGATTCGAATGAAGGGAAGGAAATTGACAAGCACCTCGCTTACGCGAAGACCCGTGCAGGAATAGAATAA
- a CDS encoding DNA replication/repair protein RecF, producing MILRELHLVNFRNYSDLSIQLSPGVNCFTGPNGAGKTNILDAIHYLSFCKSFLQLTDTQNIRFGEDFFIIEGTYDGQDAGEKIFCGIKKNQKKQFLRNKSEYEKLADHIGLIPLVLIAPQDSELLLGGGEERRKFLDSVIAQFDRLYLEDLVTYNRILAQRNAALKSMNGVPGADQGMLEVLDEQMMIPGRRIYEKRCAFLDQFRPLLADAYRAVSGGIETAAAEFSSRLDEFSFPELLKLQRERDIRLQYTSQGIHRDDVELLLDGRSAKKFASQGQQKSLLIALRIAQYRFIRKGTGKTPILLLDDISAKLDDRRLKQLMLLVNEESFGQIFVTDTHPERVKELFREEPGMLTVFKVEKGMIETGEHVGA from the coding sequence ATGATCCTCCGGGAACTGCATTTGGTGAATTTCCGTAATTACAGCGACCTCTCCATACAGCTGAGTCCCGGGGTGAATTGTTTTACGGGACCGAACGGAGCCGGCAAAACGAATATTCTGGATGCCATTCATTACCTATCCTTTTGTAAGAGTTTTCTACAGCTGACCGACACGCAAAATATCCGTTTTGGAGAGGATTTTTTTATCATTGAAGGAACCTATGACGGGCAGGATGCCGGGGAGAAGATTTTCTGTGGCATTAAAAAAAATCAGAAAAAACAATTCTTGCGTAACAAATCGGAGTATGAAAAACTGGCCGATCATATCGGGTTGATTCCCTTGGTACTGATTGCTCCTCAGGATTCGGAATTATTGCTTGGCGGCGGAGAAGAACGGAGAAAATTCCTCGATTCAGTGATCGCACAGTTTGACAGATTGTATCTGGAAGATCTGGTGACTTACAACAGGATACTCGCGCAGCGTAATGCAGCTTTAAAAAGCATGAACGGAGTTCCGGGAGCAGACCAGGGCATGCTGGAAGTGCTGGATGAGCAGATGATGATTCCCGGCAGGAGAATCTATGAAAAGCGTTGTGCATTTCTGGATCAGTTCCGGCCATTGCTGGCTGATGCATACAGAGCCGTTAGCGGAGGAATAGAAACGGCGGCTGCTGAATTTTCAAGCCGGCTTGACGAATTCTCTTTTCCCGAATTGCTGAAACTTCAGCGTGAAAGGGATATAAGACTCCAATACACTTCTCAGGGTATTCACAGAGATGATGTAGAATTGCTTCTGGATGGCAGGAGCGCTAAAAAATTCGCTTCGCAAGGACAGCAAAAATCACTGCTCATTGCGTTACGTATTGCGCAGTACCGGTTCATCCGTAAAGGCACGGGAAAAACCCCCATCCTTCTGCTTGATGATATTTCGGCAAAACTGGACGATCGCCGCCTGAAACAGCTTATGCTCCTTGTGAATGAGGAATCGTTCGGGCAGATTTTTGTTACAGATACTCATCCGGAACGGGTGAAGGAATTATTCAGAGAGGAACCGGGAATGCTTACGGTATTTAAGGTCGAAAAAGGAATGATTGAAACCGGAGAACATGTCGGAGCATAA
- a CDS encoding DUF721 domain-containing protein: MSEHNEHSLKDSIKALLKAYHLDDGMREARVKEYWAENMGKVILKHTVELKLRNRVLHVYLNSSVVRQEIDMARSQVIRGLNEQLGEEWITGIQLH; the protein is encoded by the coding sequence ATGTCGGAGCATAACGAACATTCGCTGAAAGACTCCATCAAAGCCCTGCTGAAAGCCTATCATCTGGATGACGGGATGCGTGAAGCCCGGGTAAAAGAGTACTGGGCGGAAAACATGGGGAAGGTAATTCTCAAACATACGGTAGAATTAAAACTCAGAAACAGGGTGCTTCACGTATATCTGAATTCATCCGTGGTACGCCAGGAAATTGACATGGCACGTTCTCAGGTTATACGGGGTCTTAATGAACAGCTGGGGGAGGAATGGATCACAGGGATACAATTACATTAA